One window of the Corallococcus exiguus genome contains the following:
- a CDS encoding CpsD/CapB family tyrosine-protein kinase: MDSTMERAGNFLPRVDESAASSNAVDRRVVTLTAPASAAAEQYRTLYYRLERMREQRPMKVVALTSAMPGEGKTVTSVNLALAAARANPERRILLVDADLRRGQVAPTLGMRNKVGLAELLAGECDVRDVVRRFNSTRLAVIPAGSTPEESTQVLASARMKQFLKAVREGFDEVYVDLPPTLPFADAAILGHQMDGVLMVIRANVTPSKVVNQAVEQLAGAALVGCVLNGAEVNATPYLKNYVKK, encoded by the coding sequence ATGGATTCGACGATGGAGCGGGCCGGTAACTTCCTCCCCCGCGTGGATGAGAGCGCGGCTTCCTCGAACGCAGTGGACCGCCGGGTGGTGACGCTCACGGCCCCTGCTTCCGCGGCCGCCGAGCAGTACCGCACCCTGTATTACCGCCTGGAGCGGATGCGCGAGCAGCGTCCGATGAAGGTGGTGGCGCTCACCTCCGCGATGCCCGGCGAGGGCAAGACGGTGACGAGCGTGAACCTGGCCCTGGCCGCCGCCCGGGCGAACCCGGAGCGCCGCATCCTGCTGGTGGACGCGGACCTGCGCCGGGGGCAGGTGGCCCCCACGCTGGGCATGCGCAACAAGGTGGGCCTGGCGGAGCTGCTGGCCGGTGAGTGCGACGTGCGCGACGTGGTGCGCCGTTTCAACTCCACGCGGCTGGCGGTCATCCCCGCCGGCTCCACGCCGGAGGAGAGCACCCAGGTGCTGGCCAGCGCCCGCATGAAGCAGTTCCTCAAGGCGGTGCGTGAGGGCTTCGACGAGGTGTACGTGGACCTGCCGCCCACGCTGCCGTTCGCGGACGCGGCCATCCTGGGCCACCAGATGGACGGCGTGCTGATGGTCATCCGCGCCAACGTCACCCCCTCCAAGGTGGTGAACCAGGCGGTGGAGCAGCTGGCGGGCGCGGCGCTGGTGGGCTGCGTGCTCAACGGGGCGGAAGTGAACGCGACCCCGTACCTGAAGAACTACGTGAAGAAGTAG
- the exoE gene encoding polyisoprenyl-phosphate hexose-1-phosphate transferase ExoE, which yields MLRVFHHYFSAKKLTFFLAESSAIALACVAGAAACAALFAPLGSQPPFATLWPTLVGLGLAFVVTFQFTLYLLDLYDLRIAAEDRTRGYRFLKAAGVTAMVAGGVMLLLPLALPVVLPPGTLLGGAMGALAGTLVVRVSIRALVGEPDAVLVVGDGLKARAVASAIEDGGEGSFRVVALVDPRKVEEPLDAMAARLNASYVVQAADDMRGANWVDSLLRCRLDGRRVYDAAGFCERVLRRIPVQFLRASDFAFADEMTVSPLRRAFKRVFDVAVASLLLLMASPFLILVALAIKLDSKGPVFYRQDRVGLGGRAYPLWKFRSMRTDAEKNGAVWARSNDDRVTRVGKFIRKTRIDEIPQVFNVLLGHMSFVGPRPERPVFTEQLKQQIPFYGVREAVKPGITGWAQIRYPYGASVEDARNKLEFDLYYVKNGSLFLDVGIIFHTVRHVLLGRGAR from the coding sequence GTGCTTCGCGTTTTCCACCACTATTTTTCAGCCAAGAAACTGACGTTCTTCCTCGCCGAGTCCTCGGCGATCGCGCTGGCCTGTGTCGCGGGTGCCGCGGCCTGCGCGGCCCTCTTCGCGCCCCTGGGTTCCCAGCCGCCGTTCGCCACGCTGTGGCCGACGTTGGTGGGACTGGGCCTGGCCTTCGTTGTCACCTTCCAGTTCACGCTGTACCTGTTGGACCTGTATGACCTGCGCATCGCGGCCGAGGACCGGACGCGCGGCTACCGCTTCCTCAAGGCCGCGGGCGTCACCGCGATGGTGGCGGGTGGCGTGATGCTGCTCCTGCCGCTGGCCCTGCCGGTGGTGCTGCCTCCGGGCACGCTGCTGGGTGGCGCGATGGGCGCCCTGGCCGGCACCCTGGTGGTGCGCGTCTCCATCCGGGCGCTGGTGGGTGAACCCGACGCGGTGCTTGTCGTCGGTGATGGCCTCAAGGCCCGCGCGGTGGCGAGCGCCATCGAAGACGGCGGCGAGGGTTCCTTCCGCGTGGTGGCCCTGGTGGACCCGCGCAAGGTGGAGGAGCCGCTGGACGCGATGGCGGCTCGGCTCAACGCCTCCTACGTGGTGCAGGCCGCGGATGACATGCGCGGCGCCAACTGGGTGGACTCGCTGCTGCGCTGCCGGCTGGACGGGCGGCGGGTGTACGACGCGGCGGGCTTCTGCGAGCGCGTGCTGCGCCGCATCCCGGTGCAGTTCTTGCGAGCGAGCGACTTCGCCTTCGCGGATGAGATGACGGTGTCGCCCCTGCGCCGGGCCTTCAAGCGCGTGTTCGACGTGGCGGTGGCGTCGCTGCTCCTCCTGATGGCTTCGCCCTTCCTCATCCTGGTGGCGCTGGCCATCAAGCTGGACTCCAAGGGCCCCGTCTTCTACCGGCAGGACCGAGTGGGCCTGGGTGGCCGCGCGTATCCGCTCTGGAAGTTCCGCAGCATGCGCACCGACGCGGAGAAGAACGGCGCGGTGTGGGCGCGCTCCAACGACGACCGCGTCACGCGGGTGGGCAAGTTCATCCGCAAGACGCGCATCGACGAGATTCCGCAGGTGTTCAACGTGCTGCTGGGCCACATGAGCTTCGTGGGCCCTCGTCCGGAGCGCCCGGTGTTCACCGAGCAGCTCAAGCAGCAGATTCCGTTCTACGGCGTGCGTGAGGCGGTGAAGCCGGGCATCACGGGGTGGGCGCAGATCCGCTACCCCTACGGCGCTTCGGTGGAGGACGCGCGCAACAAGCTGGAGTTCGACCTGTACTACGTGAAGAACGGGTCGCTGTTCCTCGACGTCGGCATCATCTTCCACACCGTCCGGCACGTGCTGTTGGGGCGGGGTGCTCGGTAG
- a CDS encoding gluconeogenesis factor YvcK family protein, with the protein MVGMDVDAPFSEQWNQDDARNKQQAVERNELLQAPKNRPTRIVAMGGGTGLPMVLKGLARRAAPKGGQPGVDITAVVAMSDDGGSSGRLRRQHGVLPPGDIRNCLVALAGGKSALKDVFQYRFGGAKGLAGHAVGNLLIAALAELKGDFLEAVRLSGELLGAQGQVLPSTLASVQLVAQMHDDTEVVGERNICRAQGRVRRVSLSPRSPPPVDGLLEAIYSADLIAIGPGSLYSSVLPNLLVDGVAQALKETRALKVMVANLMTQPGETDGMNCLDHVQAVIDHVGPVLDAVLVNGRAPNEDAIQRYARKGSFMVTAETRELLSSGVIPVQADLLKEGSKIRHDSRKVAACLLKMARSGL; encoded by the coding sequence ATGGTGGGCATGGACGTGGACGCACCGTTCTCAGAGCAGTGGAACCAGGACGACGCGCGCAACAAGCAGCAGGCCGTGGAGCGCAACGAGCTGCTGCAGGCGCCGAAGAACCGTCCCACGCGCATCGTCGCGATGGGCGGCGGTACGGGCCTGCCCATGGTGCTCAAGGGGCTGGCCCGGCGCGCGGCCCCCAAGGGCGGCCAGCCAGGCGTGGACATCACCGCGGTCGTGGCGATGAGCGACGACGGCGGCAGCTCCGGCCGCCTGCGCCGCCAGCACGGCGTGCTGCCCCCGGGTGACATCCGCAACTGCCTGGTGGCGCTCGCGGGTGGCAAGAGTGCACTGAAGGACGTGTTCCAGTACCGCTTCGGCGGCGCGAAGGGCCTCGCCGGCCACGCGGTGGGCAACCTGCTCATCGCCGCGCTCGCGGAGCTGAAGGGCGACTTCCTGGAGGCGGTGCGGCTGTCCGGGGAGCTGTTGGGCGCGCAGGGCCAGGTGCTGCCGAGCACGCTCGCGTCGGTGCAGCTCGTCGCCCAGATGCATGACGACACGGAGGTCGTGGGCGAGCGCAACATCTGCCGCGCCCAGGGCCGCGTGCGCCGCGTGTCGCTCAGCCCTCGTTCTCCTCCGCCGGTGGACGGCCTGCTGGAGGCCATCTATTCGGCGGACCTCATCGCCATCGGGCCGGGCTCGCTGTACTCGAGCGTGCTGCCCAACCTGCTGGTGGACGGCGTGGCCCAGGCGCTGAAGGAGACGCGCGCGCTGAAGGTCATGGTGGCCAACCTGATGACCCAGCCGGGTGAGACGGACGGCATGAACTGCCTGGACCACGTGCAGGCCGTCATCGACCACGTGGGGCCGGTGCTGGACGCGGTGCTCGTCAACGGCCGGGCGCCCAATGAGGATGCCATCCAGCGCTATGCGCGCAAGGGCTCCTTCATGGTCACGGCGGAGACGCGGGAGCTCTTGTCCTCCGGCGTGATTCCGGTGCAGGCGGACCTCCTCAAGGAAGGTTCCAAGATCCGACACGACAGCCGCAAGGTCGCTGCCTGCCTGCTGAAGATGGCGCGCAGCGGGTTGTAG
- a CDS encoding GNAT family N-acetyltransferase, whose product MEAIQLSTAPQVVEVNDRADFMSLEAEWNQLVETTSHELFYRHEFLRLWLDNFAAGARMRVLLMRGEDGTLTAALPLVEERTSMYGVPVRQLTSAANAHSCRFDMLAREPDAAAQAFLAHLRATGGWDVLRLTDVPDGGVGFRLMEAAKQARLPVGEWESLQSPYVPLPAKKDAYFAKLPSKFKANCRRRRRKLEEKGKVTFERISGGLDLEGTLEEGLLLEQSGWKGANGTAMAQDAKTRGFYTELARDSAYRKRLALYFLRVDGRAVAFQYGLEFGGRYFLLKPGYDESLKECSPGQLLMEEVLADCLDRGLTEFDFLGPDMVWKRDWTDQVRRHTWLYVFNDTAFGRALCAAKFRWVPAAKEVVARWKK is encoded by the coding sequence ATGGAAGCCATTCAACTATCGACTGCCCCCCAGGTCGTGGAAGTCAACGACCGGGCGGACTTCATGTCCCTGGAAGCCGAGTGGAATCAGCTCGTGGAGACGACCTCCCACGAGCTGTTCTACCGGCATGAGTTCCTGCGGCTGTGGCTGGACAACTTCGCCGCCGGGGCACGCATGCGCGTGCTGCTGATGCGCGGCGAGGATGGAACGCTCACCGCCGCGCTGCCGCTGGTGGAGGAGCGCACGTCGATGTACGGCGTTCCTGTCCGCCAGCTCACCTCCGCGGCCAACGCGCACTCCTGCCGCTTCGACATGCTGGCGCGGGAGCCGGATGCCGCGGCCCAGGCATTCCTCGCGCACCTGCGCGCGACGGGCGGCTGGGATGTGCTGCGGCTGACGGACGTGCCGGACGGCGGCGTGGGCTTCCGCCTGATGGAGGCCGCGAAGCAGGCCCGCTTGCCGGTGGGCGAGTGGGAGTCATTGCAGTCGCCCTATGTGCCGCTGCCCGCGAAGAAGGACGCGTACTTCGCGAAGCTGCCGTCCAAGTTCAAGGCCAACTGCCGCCGCCGGCGCCGCAAGCTGGAGGAGAAGGGGAAGGTCACCTTCGAGCGCATCTCCGGCGGGCTGGACCTGGAGGGCACGCTGGAGGAAGGGCTGCTGCTGGAGCAGAGCGGCTGGAAGGGCGCGAATGGCACGGCCATGGCGCAGGACGCGAAGACGCGCGGCTTCTACACGGAGCTGGCGCGGGACTCGGCCTACCGCAAGCGGCTGGCGCTGTACTTCCTGCGCGTGGACGGGCGCGCGGTGGCGTTCCAGTACGGCCTGGAGTTCGGCGGGCGCTACTTCCTGCTGAAGCCTGGCTACGACGAGTCCCTGAAGGAATGCAGCCCGGGGCAGCTCCTGATGGAGGAGGTGCTGGCGGACTGTCTGGACCGGGGGCTCACCGAGTTCGATTTCCTGGGGCCGGACATGGTGTGGAAGCGCGACTGGACGGATCAGGTCCGGCGGCACACCTGGCTCTATGTGTTCAATGACACCGCCTTCGGCCGGGCCCTGTGCGCGGCGAAGTTCCGGTGGGTACCGGCGGCGAAAGAGGTGGTGGCGCGATGGAAGAAGTGA
- a CDS encoding DegT/DnrJ/EryC1/StrS family aminotransferase — MEEVKTTDKMFVPSLPTLWPGMLMAPPRPGALPPFSSPNARYFYFARNAVWLTIKMLRLDGGEVLMPAYHHGVEVEAVVDAGAIPRFYRVGSRWDVDVADVAKRITPKTRALYLIHYAGFPGPVDAMRKLADEHGIPLIEDCALSLLSSDGATPLGTTGDVGIFCLYKTLPVPNGGALVVNGKRSYSLPEPPSPPLASTFSHTVSALLQNMELRGGAVGRGLRGLVRSVGHGTVKAASIERVATGTQHFDRRHVDLGMSPLTKRIALAQDLESIVEARRRNYFLLLGRLRDVSPPLFNQLPPGVSPLFYPMVVQDKELLLAKLREKGIDAIDFWKRFHPACDPSEFPEVAQLRRTILEIPCHQDLSPEVMGQVADVVREALKSERRPSKRAS; from the coding sequence ATGGAAGAAGTGAAGACGACCGACAAGATGTTCGTGCCGTCCCTGCCCACGCTGTGGCCGGGCATGCTGATGGCCCCGCCGCGTCCGGGGGCGCTGCCGCCGTTCTCGTCTCCCAACGCGCGGTACTTCTACTTCGCGCGCAACGCCGTCTGGCTGACCATCAAGATGTTGCGCCTGGACGGCGGCGAGGTGCTGATGCCCGCCTACCACCACGGCGTGGAGGTGGAGGCGGTGGTGGACGCGGGCGCCATTCCGCGCTTCTACCGCGTGGGCAGCCGCTGGGACGTGGACGTGGCGGACGTGGCGAAGCGGATTACGCCGAAGACGCGCGCGCTCTATCTCATCCACTACGCGGGCTTCCCGGGGCCGGTGGACGCCATGCGCAAGCTGGCGGACGAGCACGGCATCCCGCTGATTGAGGACTGTGCGCTGTCGCTCCTGTCTTCGGACGGCGCGACGCCGCTGGGCACCACGGGCGACGTGGGCATCTTCTGCCTCTACAAGACCCTTCCGGTTCCCAATGGAGGTGCGCTGGTCGTCAACGGCAAGCGTTCGTACAGCCTGCCGGAGCCGCCGTCGCCGCCGCTGGCGTCCACCTTCAGCCACACCGTGTCCGCGCTGCTGCAGAACATGGAGCTGCGCGGCGGGGCGGTGGGCCGGGGGCTGCGCGGCCTGGTGCGCTCGGTGGGGCACGGCACGGTGAAGGCCGCGAGCATCGAGCGGGTGGCCACGGGCACGCAGCACTTCGACCGGCGGCACGTGGACCTGGGCATGAGCCCGCTGACGAAGCGGATTGCCCTGGCGCAGGACCTGGAGTCCATCGTCGAGGCGCGCCGCCGCAACTACTTCCTGCTGCTGGGCCGGCTGCGCGACGTGTCGCCGCCGCTCTTCAACCAGCTGCCTCCGGGCGTCAGTCCTCTGTTCTACCCGATGGTGGTGCAGGACAAGGAGCTGCTGCTGGCGAAGCTGCGAGAGAAGGGCATCGACGCCATCGACTTCTGGAAGCGCTTCCATCCCGCGTGCGACCCGTCGGAGTTCCCGGAGGTCGCGCAGCTGCGGCGCACGATCCTGGAGATTCCGTGCCACCAGGATCTGTCGCCGGAAGTCATGGGGCAGGTGGCGGACGTGGTCCGGGAGGCGCTGAAGTCCGAGCGCCGGCCGAGCAAGCGCGCGTCGTGA
- a CDS encoding GNAT family N-acetyltransferase, with product MIREDELTSGPRLAPRLDVAAVGSASQLAGMRAEWNSLLDASTAGPFNAWEWLYPWCRRISPDVRPLVLTARDRLGTLVGLLPLGLEHRWVNGMRVRRLGFLGETHVGSDYLDVVARKGREAEVARTFFNVLQGLRDEWDVLDLTDLREGSTTLGVAREVFGDVRVTERYVCPYETLVPGEPFDAFLKRTGRRDNYLRRRKWLEKQDGYRIERTDAPGALAGPMTDFFRLHALRWSSDGGSQGIKGAGVEAFHRDATQWLAERGRLRMYTMKVGGQAVASVYGILHGQTFVYFQSGYDPAWRNRSVGLVLVGETFKDAIDMGLTEYDFLRGTETYKSDWVTKQRQTVSLRAHGAGFAGTWFTRSEEWARQTRNAVKGVLSDELVEKVRRFRRRKAAVH from the coding sequence GTGATCCGCGAAGACGAGTTGACGTCGGGGCCGAGGTTGGCGCCGCGGCTGGACGTGGCAGCGGTGGGCAGTGCCTCGCAGCTGGCGGGGATGCGGGCGGAGTGGAACTCGCTGCTGGACGCGAGCACGGCCGGTCCGTTCAACGCGTGGGAATGGCTGTATCCGTGGTGCCGGCGCATCTCGCCTGACGTGCGGCCGCTGGTGCTGACGGCGCGCGACAGGCTGGGCACGCTGGTGGGCCTGTTGCCGCTGGGCTTGGAGCACCGCTGGGTGAATGGCATGCGCGTGCGGCGCCTGGGCTTCCTGGGTGAGACGCACGTGGGCAGCGACTACCTGGACGTGGTGGCGCGCAAGGGCCGTGAGGCGGAGGTGGCCCGGACGTTCTTCAACGTGCTCCAGGGGCTGCGCGACGAGTGGGACGTGCTGGATTTGACGGACCTGCGCGAGGGTTCGACGACGCTCGGCGTGGCGCGCGAGGTGTTTGGCGACGTGCGCGTGACGGAGCGCTACGTGTGCCCGTACGAGACGCTGGTGCCGGGCGAGCCGTTCGATGCGTTCCTCAAGCGCACGGGCCGCCGGGACAACTACCTGCGCCGCCGCAAGTGGCTGGAGAAGCAGGACGGCTACCGCATCGAGCGCACGGACGCGCCGGGTGCGCTTGCCGGGCCGATGACGGACTTCTTCCGGCTGCATGCGCTGCGCTGGTCCTCGGATGGAGGGTCGCAGGGCATCAAGGGCGCCGGGGTGGAGGCGTTCCATCGGGACGCGACGCAGTGGTTGGCGGAGCGGGGCCGGCTGCGGATGTACACGATGAAGGTGGGCGGCCAGGCGGTGGCGTCCGTGTACGGCATCCTGCATGGCCAGACGTTCGTGTACTTCCAGTCCGGCTATGACCCGGCGTGGCGCAACCGCAGCGTGGGCCTGGTGCTGGTGGGCGAGACGTTCAAGGACGCCATCGACATGGGCCTGACGGAGTACGACTTCCTGCGAGGCACGGAGACGTACAAGTCCGACTGGGTGACGAAGCAGCGCCAGACGGTGTCCCTGCGCGCGCACGGCGCGGGCTTCGCGGGCACGTGGTTCACGCGCTCCGAGGAGTGGGCCCGCCAGACGCGCAACGCGGTGAAGGGTGTGCTGTCGGATGAACTGGTGGAGAAGGTGCGCCGGTTCCGTCGGCGGAAGGCCGCGGTGCATTGA